Proteins from a genomic interval of Rubinisphaera italica:
- a CDS encoding IS30 family transposase encodes MSHTHLTAEERDSIAHMHALGHSRIEIARELSRDPSTISRELRRNSDATGKYFAGKADRKARRRRQLCKLPWKLNHAPLKEFLLDKLSLKWSPEQIAGQLLRLHPREARMRISIETIYAWIKANKKQGGNIYRQLRQSRKKRRKRYGTGISRRCDPTKKPMDQRPVSARNRSRIGHWESDTIEGQKGTGYIVTHVERKTGYLVASYLPDKKASTLNAASVFAFEGLPSSLIRTLTTDNGSEFSGHRELEQALHCAIYFAPARQPWQRGQNENTNGLLRQYFLKGSDFRKLKAEDIQAAVMELNNRPRKKYQFKSPHELFEPKTRAFQN; translated from the coding sequence ATGTCACACACGCATCTTACTGCTGAGGAACGTGATTCCATAGCGCACATGCACGCCCTGGGACACTCTCGAATAGAAATTGCGCGCGAGTTATCCCGAGACCCCAGCACGATCTCCCGAGAACTGCGGCGGAATTCGGATGCGACCGGGAAGTATTTCGCCGGGAAAGCCGACCGCAAAGCGCGACGGCGTCGACAACTCTGCAAACTCCCCTGGAAACTCAACCACGCTCCGCTCAAAGAATTCCTGCTCGATAAGTTGTCTCTCAAGTGGTCGCCGGAACAGATTGCAGGTCAACTCTTGCGACTGCATCCTCGGGAGGCCAGAATGCGAATATCCATTGAGACGATTTACGCCTGGATCAAAGCAAACAAAAAGCAGGGCGGCAACATCTACAGGCAGCTGCGTCAATCGAGAAAGAAACGCCGCAAACGCTACGGCACAGGGATCTCCAGACGATGCGACCCGACCAAAAAGCCAATGGATCAGCGACCGGTTTCTGCACGCAATCGTTCGCGGATCGGGCACTGGGAATCGGATACCATCGAGGGTCAAAAGGGGACCGGCTACATTGTCACGCATGTCGAACGCAAGACCGGCTATCTTGTGGCGAGCTATCTGCCGGACAAGAAAGCATCGACGTTGAACGCGGCTTCGGTGTTTGCGTTTGAGGGGTTGCCATCGTCATTGATTCGAACTTTGACGACGGACAACGGGAGTGAGTTTTCGGGTCATCGAGAGTTGGAGCAAGCCCTGCATTGTGCGATCTATTTTGCTCCGGCTCGCCAGCCGTGGCAACGCGGCCAGAATGAGAACACCAACGGGCTTCTGCGGCAATACTTCCTGAAGGGGAGCGATTTCCGTAAACTGAAAGCCGAGGATATTCAAGCGGCTGTGATGGAGTTGAACAACCGGCCTCGCAAAAAGTACCAATTCAAATCACCACACGAACTGTTCGAACCCAAAACCCGTGCATTTCAAAATTGA
- a CDS encoding helix-turn-helix domain-containing protein, producing the protein MAEQLKISLSMTYALISRGELICYEIGSCKRVKQSDLEMFLESKRKEVQQLPRNVGRHF; encoded by the coding sequence GTGGCCGAACAACTCAAAATCAGCCTCAGCATGACCTACGCACTGATCAGCCGCGGCGAACTGATCTGCTACGAAATCGGCTCCTGCAAACGGGTCAAGCAGTCCGATTTAGAAATGTTTCTGGAGAGCAAACGGAAAGAAGTTCAACAGCTTCCACGAAATGTGGGTAGACATTTTTAA
- a CDS encoding BPTD_3080 family restriction endonuclease → MSDQFTSHPILNSPYEYPKRHWELDSSGQPTQQIIEYRRKADFISPIPKPKKTKKTKQKKLDLSFDETKDISTADQKYDPASIINRVRGEVDRWREITNPNQWQVTPETARLLQYWRHHDFSGLRPFFCQVEAVETAIWLTEVASHSKEGRAILQYLEDANQDANPEISRLALKLATGAGKTTVMAMLIAWQTVNAVRRPNSKKFTRGFLITAPGLTIKDRLRVLQPNDPDSYYKNRELVPSDMMEDLVRAKIVITNYHAFKLRERVELSKGGRQLLQGRLGEELNTLETEGQMLQRVMPELMGIKNILALNDEAHHCYREKPKEIDDVDLKGDERKEAESNNDAARLWISGLEAVNRKLGLSRVIDLSATPFFLNGSGYAEGTLFHWTVSDFSLMDAIECGIVKLPRVPVAENIPGNEMPMFRNLWEHIRKDMPKKGRGKGAELDPLKLPTQLQTALLALYGHYEKTFQLWQEEGISIPPCFIIVCQNTAISKLIYDYISGFHRHNDNGTETLEHGRLPLFSNFNQSTGEPLSRPNTLLIDSQQLEAGDALDTNFRNMAADEIERFRREIVERSGDSQAGDKITDQELLREVMNTVGKSGQLGGNIRCVVSVSMLTEGWDANTVTHVLGVRAFGTQLLCEQVIGRALRRQSYELNEEGLFNVEYADVFGIPFDFTAKPSIASPQKPRETIQVKAIRPERDALEIQFPRVEGYRIELPEERLSAKFNDDSILVLTPDLVGPSITQNSGIIGETANMSLEHLGEMRPFSIIYNLTQRLLYTKWRDPGEEPKLHLFGQLKQITKEWFETCLECKGNTYPALLMYQELADIACNRITAGITQNFLGERPIKALLDPYNPTGSTLNVRFNTSKTDRWETSHLHCHLNWVILDSDWEGEFCRVAENHPLVKSYVKNHNLGFEVPYRYGSVNRKYRPDFIVRIDDGHPPLPDGTPDLLNLIVEIKGYRSEDAKEKKSTMDTYWIPGVNHLGTYGRWAFAEFCDVYEIQTDFKDKVEAEFKNMIDMFGSDNAKV, encoded by the coding sequence ATGTCTGACCAATTTACCTCCCATCCTATCCTGAATTCCCCTTACGAATATCCTAAGCGTCATTGGGAGTTAGACAGTTCTGGCCAGCCAACTCAACAGATCATTGAGTATCGGCGGAAGGCGGATTTCATCTCCCCAATACCTAAGCCGAAGAAAACGAAAAAGACGAAGCAGAAAAAGCTGGATCTGAGTTTTGATGAAACAAAGGATATCTCGACTGCGGATCAGAAATACGATCCCGCTTCAATCATCAATCGAGTCCGTGGAGAAGTCGATCGCTGGCGAGAAATTACGAATCCAAATCAATGGCAGGTGACTCCCGAAACGGCTCGTCTCCTCCAATATTGGCGGCATCATGATTTTTCCGGATTACGCCCGTTTTTCTGTCAGGTGGAAGCTGTAGAGACCGCGATCTGGTTGACGGAAGTTGCATCTCATTCCAAAGAAGGCAGAGCAATTCTGCAATACCTGGAAGATGCCAATCAGGATGCGAATCCTGAAATTTCACGCTTAGCCTTGAAGCTGGCCACCGGTGCCGGTAAGACGACCGTCATGGCAATGCTGATCGCCTGGCAAACAGTTAATGCGGTTCGTCGCCCCAATAGCAAAAAGTTCACTCGAGGCTTCCTGATAACCGCTCCGGGATTGACGATCAAAGATCGACTCCGTGTGCTTCAGCCGAACGATCCCGACAGTTATTACAAGAACCGCGAACTTGTTCCCAGCGATATGATGGAGGATCTGGTTCGAGCAAAAATCGTCATTACCAACTATCATGCTTTTAAACTCAGAGAACGAGTCGAACTTTCCAAAGGGGGACGTCAACTTCTACAGGGACGTCTAGGGGAAGAGTTAAACACCCTTGAAACCGAAGGCCAGATGCTTCAACGCGTCATGCCAGAATTGATGGGTATCAAGAATATTCTCGCTCTTAACGATGAAGCTCATCACTGCTATCGGGAGAAGCCCAAAGAGATTGATGACGTCGATCTTAAAGGGGATGAACGCAAAGAAGCTGAGAGTAATAACGATGCTGCTCGTCTCTGGATTTCAGGACTCGAAGCCGTAAATCGAAAACTGGGCCTCTCACGAGTGATCGATCTCTCGGCTACACCCTTCTTCCTCAATGGGTCCGGATATGCTGAGGGAACTTTGTTTCACTGGACCGTCAGCGATTTCTCTCTGATGGATGCGATTGAATGTGGCATTGTCAAACTCCCTCGTGTTCCGGTCGCCGAGAATATTCCCGGTAACGAAATGCCGATGTTCCGAAACTTATGGGAACATATTCGCAAAGACATGCCAAAAAAAGGTCGAGGCAAAGGAGCAGAACTCGACCCGTTAAAATTGCCCACGCAACTCCAGACCGCTTTGCTGGCCTTGTACGGTCATTACGAGAAGACATTCCAACTCTGGCAAGAGGAGGGAATCAGCATTCCTCCCTGTTTTATCATCGTTTGCCAGAACACTGCCATCTCGAAACTAATTTACGATTACATCTCCGGTTTTCATCGCCACAATGATAATGGCACAGAAACTCTCGAACACGGTCGACTCCCACTTTTCAGCAACTTTAATCAATCCACAGGCGAACCACTCTCTCGCCCCAATACCTTGCTCATCGACAGTCAGCAGCTTGAAGCTGGCGATGCCCTGGATACCAACTTCCGCAACATGGCAGCCGATGAAATCGAACGCTTTCGTCGCGAAATTGTTGAACGAAGTGGCGATTCACAAGCGGGGGATAAGATCACCGATCAGGAACTGCTCCGCGAAGTCATGAACACGGTCGGTAAATCCGGTCAACTCGGTGGCAATATCCGTTGTGTGGTCTCCGTCTCCATGCTGACTGAAGGGTGGGATGCCAATACCGTGACACACGTGCTGGGTGTGCGTGCCTTTGGAACTCAATTGCTTTGCGAACAGGTCATCGGTCGAGCCCTGCGACGGCAGTCGTATGAACTCAACGAAGAAGGATTATTCAACGTCGAATACGCTGACGTCTTCGGCATCCCCTTTGACTTCACTGCCAAACCCTCTATCGCCTCCCCACAGAAGCCTCGGGAAACCATTCAGGTTAAGGCGATACGTCCAGAACGCGATGCTCTTGAAATCCAATTCCCTCGAGTTGAGGGTTATCGGATTGAACTCCCCGAAGAACGGCTCTCTGCCAAATTCAACGACGATTCGATTCTGGTCCTGACCCCCGACCTGGTCGGTCCATCGATCACCCAGAACTCCGGCATCATTGGCGAAACCGCCAACATGAGCCTCGAACATCTGGGTGAAATGCGTCCCTTCTCGATTATTTACAATCTCACGCAGAGACTGCTCTACACCAAATGGCGCGATCCTGGCGAGGAGCCGAAGCTGCACCTGTTTGGTCAACTCAAGCAAATCACCAAAGAATGGTTTGAAACCTGTCTCGAATGTAAGGGCAATACCTATCCGGCCCTGCTCATGTATCAGGAACTTGCCGATATCGCCTGCAATCGAATCACCGCTGGCATCACTCAAAATTTTCTCGGCGAACGTCCCATCAAAGCGCTGCTCGATCCTTACAACCCCACTGGTTCCACATTGAATGTCCGCTTCAATACCAGCAAAACAGATCGCTGGGAAACCAGCCACCTGCACTGTCATCTTAACTGGGTCATTCTGGACAGCGACTGGGAAGGCGAATTCTGTCGAGTCGCAGAAAATCATCCGCTCGTCAAGTCGTATGTCAAGAATCACAACCTCGGGTTCGAAGTCCCTTATCGATACGGCAGCGTGAATCGCAAGTATCGCCCCGACTTCATCGTCCGCATCGACGACGGTCATCCTCCTCTGCCCGATGGCACTCCTGATCTGCTGAACCTCATTGTCGAAATTAAAGGCTATCGAAGTGAGGATGCCAAAGAGAAAAAGTCGACCATGGACACCTACTGGATCCCCGGGGTCAATCATCTCGGAACTTATGGCCGCTGGGCGTTTGCAGAATTCTGCGACGTTTATGAAATCCAGACTGATTTTAAAGACAAGGTTGAAGCGGAATTCAAGAATATGATTGATATGTTTGGAAGTGACAATGCCAAAGTTTAA
- a CDS encoding polysaccharide pyruvyl transferase family protein, producing MQIRRMIAELRLECLPLLEHLKALGHFQWIPNPGNAGDGLITAGTRMLFEQSGLDYHQTSRFCVEPGIPIVYGGGGGWCKAFDIGAVIVSEVANKAGSVIVLPSTFEAERLQQIAHLPHLYLYGRDHHSVKIATQLNLECSYAPDLAFFCPLPVIPQCGGKGTLAAFRKDVIGTTHAPSVKTLQADTWVDLSRKGDHNSRDRLLTKVCQYDCVHTDRLHVAIAATISGCDTYIYPNGDRYHKNLELYRSTLSKFRNCQLVNPE from the coding sequence ATGCAGATACGACGCATGATCGCTGAACTGCGTCTGGAATGCTTACCACTGCTTGAGCACCTGAAAGCATTAGGCCATTTTCAATGGATCCCCAATCCCGGCAATGCTGGTGATGGATTAATCACTGCTGGAACTCGAATGTTATTTGAGCAGTCTGGATTGGATTACCACCAGACATCTCGATTCTGTGTCGAACCGGGGATTCCGATCGTCTACGGGGGAGGTGGAGGCTGGTGCAAAGCTTTTGACATCGGCGCTGTCATCGTTTCTGAAGTTGCAAATAAGGCTGGAAGTGTCATAGTCCTGCCCTCAACCTTTGAAGCAGAGCGTTTGCAACAGATCGCTCACCTTCCTCACCTCTATCTCTATGGACGAGATCACCACTCAGTCAAGATCGCTACTCAATTAAATCTGGAATGCAGCTATGCACCTGACTTGGCATTTTTCTGCCCATTACCTGTTATCCCCCAATGCGGAGGCAAAGGAACTCTGGCTGCTTTTCGCAAAGATGTGATTGGTACAACCCATGCCCCCTCTGTCAAGACATTACAGGCTGATACTTGGGTGGATTTGAGTCGAAAAGGAGATCACAACTCCCGTGACAGGCTGTTAACAAAAGTTTGTCAATACGATTGTGTCCACACCGACCGCCTGCATGTCGCCATCGCTGCGACAATCTCGGGCTGCGATACTTACATCTATCCCAATGGGGATCGTTACCACAAGAATCTCGAATTATATCGCTCGACGTTATCAAAATTCAGAAACTGTCAGCTTGTAAACCCTGAGTAA
- a CDS encoding glycosyltransferase, with the protein MLYIVGCGRSGTKYTATFLNKIGIQVKHEEPGPDGEVGWKGLLKILDGEIDPSSHIVLHQVRNPLETISSMRTHSHGLLGDVSRHFSTNSSLKSATGKLHRCMEFWYEWNLLAENYSKWTYQTESFTESIDRICDLIDHPRVEGELPLVDPNLNSRRIKRFARFQEEPVSWEKLSSIDAGLVKRIRQLAQKYGYGDRYLSDDFKIDPVSVDDRPRKQIKIQKPTDEQTPQKIFIAPYLLDMPQVSSITRSICDGKVFFPSENSPSEDRSWTLAWGYPANKRRFGIAETGFFWDGMHIDTRGLYQFSSLNTAEGLREILDFSPPESARQLINRSSLPRSKYRQAQDEMEWDGVVFACQNPADRSIHSVASTGDWWRFLEDSCRYYGSKLFIKLHPWNRNEIEARIREIGTTYGCQVGRVGHSILSKCEHVVLFNSTFSVDCMLNETPVKQGAPGYFSGTSAVSYCELDPRKPLIDTKHCAEQLLNFLVWRYCFSMDCSLDDWKERLLHFANSTDLFPLTIQQSYGNYLMEKAGSKPDIVTNPIAKYPPGNSVSDIFPIPKVFHLIWLGDNKIPDDQRAWIDQWQELHPEWETRHWGNEVVDELSVELRVMFEQANSWSGKSDIARVALVHKYGGVYRDTDYRPLRCINSILQGCHAFAMTERPNGRLTGSLFGAIPNHPFLRDIINEMPNRFHPEKPMNTGPLLFDAVFKKGRGDVRLFEREVFAPVMSKRKQHARSGHFPNSFAVHTYAGSWTKKSANVNEEIEL; encoded by the coding sequence ATGCTATATATTGTCGGGTGTGGTCGAAGTGGCACAAAATATACAGCCACATTTTTGAATAAGATTGGGATTCAGGTCAAACACGAGGAACCTGGTCCAGATGGAGAAGTGGGTTGGAAAGGATTGTTGAAAATCCTGGATGGAGAGATTGATCCAAGCAGCCATATCGTGCTGCATCAGGTGAGAAATCCACTGGAAACAATTTCGTCCATGCGTACGCACTCTCATGGGCTTCTGGGTGATGTGAGTCGACACTTCTCGACGAACTCATCGCTGAAGTCCGCTACTGGCAAACTTCATCGCTGCATGGAATTCTGGTATGAATGGAATCTGTTAGCAGAGAACTATTCCAAGTGGACGTATCAGACGGAATCATTTACGGAATCGATCGATCGGATTTGTGACTTGATTGATCACCCCCGAGTTGAGGGCGAACTTCCTCTGGTTGACCCCAATCTCAATTCCAGAAGAATTAAGCGATTTGCCCGCTTTCAAGAAGAACCAGTCTCCTGGGAAAAGCTATCATCAATTGATGCTGGGTTAGTTAAAAGAATTCGACAACTCGCGCAGAAATATGGTTATGGGGATCGGTATCTCTCCGATGACTTCAAAATTGACCCTGTTTCGGTTGATGACCGGCCACGGAAACAGATCAAGATCCAAAAACCAACAGATGAACAAACACCGCAGAAAATATTCATCGCACCTTATCTTCTGGATATGCCACAGGTCAGCAGTATTACGCGGTCGATCTGTGACGGAAAGGTATTTTTCCCTTCGGAAAATTCTCCAAGTGAAGATCGGTCCTGGACACTCGCGTGGGGATATCCAGCTAACAAGCGTCGATTTGGAATCGCAGAAACCGGATTCTTCTGGGATGGTATGCATATCGATACCCGAGGGTTGTACCAGTTTAGCAGCCTTAATACTGCAGAAGGCTTACGAGAAATCTTAGATTTCTCACCTCCAGAATCTGCTCGACAACTTATCAATCGTTCTTCGCTTCCACGTAGCAAATATCGACAAGCCCAGGATGAGATGGAATGGGATGGCGTAGTGTTTGCTTGCCAAAACCCAGCAGATCGGTCGATTCACTCTGTCGCATCGACGGGAGACTGGTGGAGGTTTCTGGAAGATTCTTGTCGTTACTACGGTTCAAAACTGTTTATCAAATTGCACCCATGGAACAGAAACGAAATTGAAGCCCGTATCAGGGAAATTGGAACGACTTATGGCTGTCAGGTAGGACGAGTCGGTCACAGTATCTTAAGTAAATGTGAGCATGTGGTCTTATTCAACAGCACGTTCTCGGTAGATTGTATGTTAAATGAAACGCCAGTGAAACAAGGTGCTCCCGGTTACTTTTCAGGAACCAGTGCTGTTTCCTACTGCGAATTAGATCCCAGGAAACCACTCATCGACACCAAACATTGCGCTGAACAACTCCTGAATTTTTTAGTGTGGCGATATTGCTTTAGTATGGATTGCAGCCTGGATGACTGGAAGGAGCGACTTCTTCATTTCGCGAATTCCACTGATTTATTTCCACTGACTATTCAACAAAGTTACGGCAATTACCTCATGGAAAAAGCTGGTTCTAAACCAGATATCGTTACTAATCCAATAGCCAAATATCCTCCCGGCAATTCTGTTTCAGACATATTCCCGATTCCCAAGGTCTTTCACCTCATCTGGTTGGGAGACAACAAAATTCCAGATGACCAACGTGCGTGGATAGATCAATGGCAAGAGCTACATCCCGAATGGGAAACTCGCCATTGGGGTAATGAAGTTGTTGATGAACTTTCGGTCGAACTGAGAGTGATGTTTGAGCAGGCCAATTCATGGTCAGGCAAGTCGGATATCGCTCGTGTGGCATTAGTTCATAAATATGGAGGCGTTTATCGAGACACCGACTATCGGCCATTACGTTGCATCAATTCGATTCTCCAGGGCTGTCATGCATTTGCGATGACTGAGCGTCCCAATGGTCGTTTAACGGGGAGCTTATTCGGAGCGATTCCCAATCATCCCTTCCTGCGTGACATCATTAATGAGATGCCCAATCGATTTCATCCTGAGAAGCCAATGAATACTGGCCCCCTCCTGTTTGATGCCGTGTTCAAGAAGGGGCGAGGAGATGTTCGTCTGTTTGAACGTGAAGTCTTTGCGCCAGTTATGTCTAAAAGAAAGCAGCATGCTCGTTCAGGTCATTTCCCGAATTCATTTGCAGTTCATACATACGCTGGCTCTTGGACAAAAAAATCTGCGAACGTGAATGAGGAGATTGAATTATGA
- a CDS encoding glycosyltransferase produces MLNELCVIGHPSRLGGADTELDHQIRCWLAMGIEVHLCHTYPLDQNIRGMGLEAMGCVYHEPRDWASLEGLHCISFCNGEFLKYLPEIKQYARSTTFVNCMSWNFDLEVEHQKRGLIDFHLYQSQHSFERVSIKLKESDNYRPMFFNPYFDAEEFPFVRDRSQEKFRFGRISRDDADKYGDQQLWIYETMTAPVLKEGLILGWGQNAEKKFGHRPPDYIQPIKPGGLSQRAFYAQCEAIIMTTNTFENLPRVGFEAMASGSILIVDNRGGWKLEIEDGVTGWLCDDHREFVYKASRCAFEEEERDQMRLAARQKLEATWGLQAAMDSWAQVFEAWEDLDQKKSHVNNQPVGANN; encoded by the coding sequence ATGTTGAATGAGTTATGCGTTATTGGGCATCCCAGTCGTCTGGGTGGAGCCGACACGGAATTGGACCACCAGATTCGTTGCTGGTTAGCCATGGGGATTGAAGTTCATCTTTGCCATACCTATCCGCTCGATCAAAATATTCGCGGAATGGGACTTGAGGCGATGGGGTGTGTCTATCATGAACCCCGAGACTGGGCTTCCCTGGAAGGATTGCACTGCATTTCTTTCTGCAATGGTGAATTTCTGAAGTACCTCCCCGAGATCAAGCAATACGCACGATCAACAACATTCGTAAATTGCATGTCCTGGAATTTTGACCTGGAAGTCGAGCATCAAAAGAGAGGCTTGATCGATTTCCATCTGTATCAGTCCCAACATTCTTTTGAACGCGTCAGCATCAAGCTCAAAGAGAGCGATAACTACCGACCGATGTTCTTTAACCCGTATTTTGATGCCGAAGAGTTTCCTTTTGTGAGGGATCGGTCTCAGGAGAAATTCCGTTTTGGAAGAATTTCCCGTGACGATGCCGATAAGTACGGCGATCAACAACTCTGGATTTATGAAACCATGACCGCCCCCGTACTTAAAGAAGGTTTGATACTTGGCTGGGGACAAAATGCGGAGAAAAAGTTTGGGCACAGGCCACCGGATTACATCCAACCGATCAAGCCGGGAGGGTTGAGCCAGAGAGCATTTTATGCACAGTGTGAAGCCATCATCATGACCACAAATACCTTCGAAAACCTCCCCCGCGTCGGGTTTGAAGCAATGGCCTCGGGATCGATTCTGATTGTCGATAATCGCGGAGGCTGGAAATTAGAAATTGAGGATGGCGTCACTGGCTGGCTCTGCGATGATCATCGAGAATTCGTCTACAAAGCTTCTCGCTGTGCCTTTGAAGAAGAAGAACGAGACCAGATGAGGCTCGCGGCTCGGCAAAAACTGGAAGCGACCTGGGGGCTGCAGGCTGCAATGGATTCCTGGGCACAGGTTTTTGAAGCGTGGGAGGATCTGGATCAGAAAAAGAGCCATGTTAACAACCAGCCTGTTGGAGCAAACAACTGA
- a CDS encoding phospholipase D family protein translates to MAKFLNTSAINYFLEEIIKSASDRLVLISPFLKLNDRIKELLEDKNRLKIDVRIVYGKNELQPEEINWLKELSFIRTSFCKNLHAKCYLNESNCIITSLNLYEFSQVNNNEMGILISRDKDSEVYRETYEEAQRIIRISDEVRMSLERVPQESVSDIADPSNEQQQKISTSKLAKKLGLSTKQFLSQATEKGLLLDKDETHVLTDSGISKGGELRESKRFGQYFVWPVDFEI, encoded by the coding sequence GTGGCCAAATTCTTAAATACTTCTGCGATCAATTACTTCCTCGAAGAAATTATCAAATCGGCTTCCGATCGTCTGGTTCTGATCAGTCCGTTCCTCAAGTTGAATGATCGGATCAAAGAACTTCTGGAGGACAAGAATCGTCTCAAAATCGATGTTCGTATCGTATACGGAAAGAACGAATTGCAGCCGGAGGAAATCAACTGGCTGAAGGAACTGTCATTCATCCGGACGAGTTTTTGTAAGAATCTTCACGCGAAATGCTATCTCAATGAAAGTAACTGCATTATCACGAGTTTGAACCTGTATGAATTCAGTCAGGTCAACAACAACGAGATGGGCATTCTGATTTCCCGTGATAAAGATAGCGAAGTTTATCGGGAAACCTACGAAGAAGCTCAACGAATCATCAGGATCAGTGACGAAGTAAGAATGTCTCTCGAGCGAGTTCCGCAGGAATCCGTCAGCGATATTGCTGATCCATCAAATGAGCAACAGCAAAAAATCTCGACATCCAAGTTGGCAAAAAAGCTCGGTCTATCCACGAAGCAATTTCTAAGCCAGGCAACAGAGAAGGGCTTGCTGCTTGATAAAGACGAGACCCACGTATTAACTGATTCGGGAATATCTAAAGGTGGTGAATTGCGTGAAAGTAAACGCTTCGGTCAGTATTTTGTCTGGCCAGTGGACTTTGAGATTTAG
- a CDS encoding iron-sulfur cluster assembly scaffold protein: MEYSRATEYLCKLPYPDLVSTIRNPSCGDQLGLSLQISDGVILHISFEHKGCLISSACAAVLCENIMGKSISVLKQQSPRELLNFNFEQLTPRRRRCATLATELLSQMLRDYQLNQSDN; this comes from the coding sequence ATGGAATATTCCAGAGCAACAGAGTACCTCTGCAAATTACCATATCCTGATTTGGTCTCTACTATTCGAAATCCATCATGTGGAGATCAATTAGGTTTATCTCTTCAGATTTCTGACGGAGTAATTTTACATATCAGTTTTGAGCACAAAGGCTGCCTAATCAGCAGCGCCTGTGCTGCTGTTTTGTGTGAAAACATCATGGGCAAGTCGATTTCTGTTCTGAAGCAGCAATCCCCTCGTGAATTGTTGAACTTTAATTTCGAGCAGTTAACTCCACGCCGTCGCCGCTGTGCAACTTTGGCCACGGAGTTGCTAAGTCAAATGTTGAGAGACTATCAATTAAATCAATCAGACAATTAA
- a CDS encoding glycosyltransferase family 2 protein, with the protein MTSPLITVITATYRRPKDLWRLFECLQLVDLTEMAVEHLVIHDGPNEKRLQAITKAFPQHPGIDRKYLCLEKHHGQFGAFCKDFGLITARGKYVVFWDDDNWFYPHALMHLIEIVGIEKRIGVCQLRHHAFRYEPIPNAEIWEQANRTFSFKNIDTGCFIIETELARQGFWYDQQGPGSDHRYFKRVIQAAGGYDTLVFDQTIIGVHL; encoded by the coding sequence ATGACTTCACCGCTCATTACCGTCATCACTGCAACCTATCGACGCCCCAAGGATTTGTGGCGCCTGTTTGAGTGCTTGCAGCTTGTTGATCTAACAGAAATGGCTGTTGAGCATCTCGTCATTCATGATGGCCCCAACGAAAAGCGATTGCAGGCAATTACTAAAGCATTTCCACAACATCCAGGAATTGACCGCAAGTATCTTTGTCTGGAAAAACATCATGGGCAATTCGGGGCATTTTGTAAAGATTTCGGCTTAATAACAGCACGGGGAAAGTATGTGGTTTTCTGGGATGATGACAATTGGTTTTATCCTCATGCGTTAATGCATCTGATTGAAATTGTGGGAATCGAAAAACGAATTGGTGTCTGCCAGTTAAGGCATCACGCTTTCCGTTATGAGCCGATCCCCAATGCGGAGATCTGGGAACAGGCTAACAGGACATTCAGTTTTAAAAACATCGATACCGGCTGCTTCATCATTGAAACAGAACTGGCCAGACAAGGGTTCTGGTATGATCAGCAAGGGCCAGGGAGCGACCATCGATATTTCAAACGCGTCATCCAGGCTGCTGGTGGGTATGATACACTCGTCTTTGATCAGACCATAATTGGAGTTCATTTGTGA